Proteins encoded together in one Candidatus Binataceae bacterium window:
- a CDS encoding tannase/feruloyl esterase family alpha/beta hydrolase: MRPRFFIGLFLAADLFICATRALAVSCDVASIQSIAPSNSKITSAVETTSGAIPYCQINASITTDATLGDVIHYEVGLPDSSYWNSRFLFAGNAGLAGSIPFDLSSLQGSYAVAATDTGHTGANRDASWALNNTPAVLDFEYRAVHESAVAAEQILSGYYGNPAYHSYFAGCSTGGRQGLVEAENYPTDFDGIAAGDPAIGQNYLAFNANAQAILSPNSYLDSAAITLLNQAVLTQCDGLDGVVDGLIQNPAACAFNPAALLCSPGQTTGCLTAGQIAAVNKIYQGPVDTAGATLYPGLSISDPAQSAPADAGWPQMITGCPQSSCKLPSFTGAEPWAGFPLTPTQWAAQDGFYKYFISNNPNLDTKTISFSNQVQLSAITSRTASLGGEGMNADLTPFVTSGHKLLMYHGWSDPVFSPYVSVNYYNNVQATLGSNTADSIRLFMAPGMHHCQGFGPGPNSFDAVSALVSWVEQGVVPEGIVASHHINDNPTAPIDRTMPLCAYPELAIYDDVGPVNDASSWSCSATNR; encoded by the coding sequence ATGCGACCTCGTTTCTTCATCGGCCTGTTTTTGGCTGCGGATCTTTTCATATGCGCGACCCGTGCTTTGGCGGTCAGTTGCGACGTTGCATCAATTCAGTCGATTGCGCCCAGCAACTCAAAGATTACCTCAGCGGTTGAAACCACCAGTGGCGCTATCCCCTACTGCCAAATCAACGCTTCGATCACCACCGATGCAACCTTAGGAGACGTCATCCACTACGAAGTCGGGCTGCCGGATTCGAGCTATTGGAATTCGCGTTTCCTCTTTGCTGGTAATGCCGGTTTGGCCGGGTCGATCCCCTTCGACTTGAGCAGCCTGCAGGGTAGTTACGCCGTTGCGGCGACTGACACTGGCCACACCGGCGCCAACCGCGATGCGAGCTGGGCGCTGAATAATACGCCGGCGGTGCTCGATTTTGAGTACCGCGCGGTGCACGAATCGGCAGTGGCCGCGGAGCAGATCTTGAGTGGCTATTATGGTAATCCGGCCTACCATTCGTACTTTGCCGGCTGTTCTACCGGCGGACGGCAGGGCCTGGTTGAAGCCGAGAATTATCCCACCGACTTCGACGGTATCGCGGCAGGAGACCCGGCGATCGGCCAAAACTATCTGGCCTTCAACGCGAACGCGCAGGCTATTCTTTCTCCGAACAGCTATCTCGACAGCGCCGCGATAACGCTGCTCAATCAGGCCGTACTAACTCAGTGTGATGGTCTTGACGGAGTGGTGGACGGCCTCATCCAAAATCCTGCTGCTTGCGCCTTCAATCCGGCTGCCCTGCTGTGCAGTCCGGGTCAAACCACCGGCTGTCTGACCGCCGGGCAGATCGCCGCTGTCAACAAGATCTATCAGGGACCGGTCGATACCGCCGGCGCCACGCTCTATCCGGGTCTTAGTATTAGCGACCCGGCGCAAAGCGCGCCGGCGGATGCAGGCTGGCCGCAAATGATCACGGGTTGCCCACAAAGTTCCTGCAAGCTGCCGAGCTTTACGGGGGCCGAGCCATGGGCAGGCTTTCCGCTGACACCGACTCAATGGGCCGCGCAAGATGGTTTCTACAAATACTTTATTTCCAACAACCCTAATCTGGATACAAAAACGATAAGCTTCTCGAACCAAGTCCAGCTCAGTGCGATCACCAGCCGCACGGCGAGTCTTGGCGGTGAAGGCATGAACGCGGACCTGACGCCTTTCGTCACCTCAGGACATAAATTGCTCATGTATCACGGCTGGAGTGATCCGGTGTTTTCACCCTATGTCAGCGTAAACTATTACAACAATGTGCAGGCGACGCTCGGTAGTAATACCGCCGACAGCATCCGGCTGTTCATGGCGCCTGGGATGCATCATTGTCAGGGCTTTGGTCCTGGGCCGAATTCTTTTGACGCGGTCTCGGCCTTGGTTAGTTGGGTTGAGCAGGGCGTTGTTCCGGAGGGCATCGTCGCCAGCCATCATATCAATGACAATCCGACCGCGCCGATTGATCGCACCATGCCGCTTTGCGCCTATCCGGAACTAGCCATCTACGATGACGTCGGGCCCGTCAACGACGCCTCCTCATGGTCCTGCTCGGCGACCAATCGCTAG
- a CDS encoding MMPL family transporter, with translation MDYNARNGQFVVYYKNVEGATLLEAIARAQLFIATHPSPHVKFVLAGGSVGLTAALNDEIIYSDRTSTILIMGVVFGLVALSYASFTAGGMVLLTLIAAGVVSFLYIGLKGSGININTLPVTAVGMGIGVDYILYVVDRIRREYRRIGDYDQAIRRAISTSGMAVTFTATTLVGGVIPWYWMSELRFSAEMALLLGLLMLTHWLAAITLVPAIFSIVRPQFVARKSGRAALRNAT, from the coding sequence ATGGACTATAACGCGCGCAACGGGCAATTTGTCGTTTACTACAAGAATGTCGAAGGCGCGACGTTGCTCGAGGCGATCGCGCGAGCCCAACTATTCATCGCGACTCACCCTTCGCCACACGTTAAGTTTGTGCTAGCAGGCGGCAGCGTTGGTCTGACCGCGGCGCTCAATGACGAAATTATCTACTCCGATCGCACCAGTACAATCCTCATCATGGGCGTGGTTTTCGGCCTGGTCGCACTGAGTTACGCTTCGTTCACGGCGGGTGGGATGGTTCTGCTGACTCTGATCGCCGCCGGTGTAGTGAGTTTTCTTTACATCGGGCTCAAAGGCTCAGGGATCAACATCAATACATTGCCGGTAACCGCCGTCGGCATGGGAATCGGTGTCGACTACATTCTCTATGTTGTCGATCGAATCCGGCGTGAGTATCGACGTATCGGCGACTACGACCAGGCAATCCGGCGGGCCATCAGCACTTCCGGCATGGCGGTTACCTTCACCGCGACGACTCTGGTGGGCGGCGTCATCCCTTGGTACTGGATGTCCGAACTCCGCTTCTCGGCCGAAATGGCCCTGCTGCTAGGCCTGCTTATGCTTACGCACTGGCTCGCGGCGATTACGTTGGTCCCAGCGATCTTCTCGATCGTGCGACCGCAATTCGTCGCCCGCAAGTCCGGGCGGGCCGCATTGAGAAACGCTACTTAA